ttaaggagtagttacatttagttacattacactgagttacatttagttacatttattagttacattaaggagtagttacatttagttacattacactgagttacatttagttacatttattagttacattaaggagtagttacatttagttacattacactgagttacatttagttacatttattagttacattaaggagtagttacatttagttacattacactgagttacatttagttacatttattagttacattaaggagtagttacatttagttacattacactgagttacatttagttacatttattagttacattaaggactagttacatttagttacattacactgagttacatttagttacattaattacTTACATCcgaccctttgaggacagctgttttgctgatgtggccctcagtgaaaatgagtttgacacccctctGCTTTAAGGCGTCGGTGTGTTTCATGCATGTTCCCTGGGGGGGCTGGGTTTAGTTTGCCATCATCCTGGGGGAGAACAGCAGCTAGAATGAGTCTTAACTGAGGGTACGGGGTGAGACACGCTGACGCGTGCTCCTCCGTGTTGGTGCCGTGACCGACTCCAGCTGCGTGTGTTCCAGGCTGaggcaggagctgcaggagcaccaggaggcggagctggagCTCCTGAGAGAGGCTCTCCGCTCAGAAATACACTTTGTCCAGTCTGTAAGTCTGTGAACACCGCTCCTACTCTAATGACAGTCATTCATGTGATGGGTCTGTTTCAGGCCAGAATATTTCCCCTTTAAGGTGGTACTTCTCTAGACGTTAGCGCAGGAACGGGGCTGGTTGGACTCTGGACGGGGGCAgttagagtgtgtgtttctcttcctgtttcagaaGCTGGACAGCAGCCAGAGGAGCCAGAATTAAATGATCAGAACGCTTCCAGCGCTTCAGTTGTTCCGTTAGAACACGCTGATGAAGAGAGAACGACGGGcagaaggaaggagagactTCGGATGAATGTTTACTGAGAAGATTAATAGATTAGTGTTTACTGAGTGTCGGTCCAGAAGGTCTCAGATCAGTTTAATGCTGTTAGTCACCTTCTCTTGTTTTCTTTAGTCTAACTTTTGTAAAGAGAAATATTTCTCGACTGTGTTGGCAAACGAAGGTGATCACACAAACGTTATGTGACaccgccctctagtggccagACGGGAGCACTGCTGGGCAGAAGCATGTGAAcgtgaataaatgtgtgtgagtgaacgCTGGTGGTTGATGAACAACAAACAGGTGTGTTTGATTCGTACACACGTGTGCCGCTGTGGGCGGACACTCGTGTCTGTCAGCAGTGATCGACACACGCAGGCCGGCCCCTCCCTGATTGGAGTGGCTGCTAATAGAAGAAGGGGGGGACGACAATCTAAGGACATCCTGGAATCTGATTGAGACTGATTTCACCTTGACCTCTGTCAAGGTGACAGCGGTTAGCAGTTAGCGTCTGCTCGTCTCCTCTGATGCTGCTGgacctccagccaatcagaggagcaCGTAGAAGAAGGAGGAGCCGACACAGTGAACACACCCCTGTCAGACCTTTACATGAGCTTTAATGTTAGTGAAGGTGTCTTCACCCACACACCAGACATTTTTCCGTCAGCGTCCCAGAAATCTTTGCTCCCACGTCGGCGCTGAAGTCGTCAAACACGACGTTCTGCAGCGCCACGCTGCTCTTGGCCGTCAGGCAGTCCTGCTGGAAGTACATGGTGGGCTTGCCCCCAACCTGGAGCGACGAGTCTGGAACGACAGAGAGGCTCATGAGGCGGGGGAGGCTACGCCCCCGGGGGGGGTGTGACCCGCGGCCTTACTGTGGCAGGCGGCCAGCTGGTTCCCTCCCACGTAGTAGCTGGTCCAGCGGTAGCCGGTGGCCTGGCTGCACTCCTCGTAGGGGCGGCTCCTCTTGATGAAGTGGAAGTCGTAGCCCTGAGGCACAGGTGGCTGAGTTACTGAGGGCGGGGCTTCACCTGAGCCCCACGGGCCGGGCGTCTCACCTGGTTGCACAGAGACTTGCAGAGACGCCTGTTGTTCACCGTAGCGCAGACCAGACCGCCGTTAGCAGGAACCTCAGCCTCAGGGCACTggtgtggctccgcccccctgcACTCTGGAGGTCACAGGTCacgtgaccgtgtgtgtgtgtgtgtgtgtgtggcgggggTGGGGCTTCAGGTGAAGCTCACCttgcagctgctgctgatgcagACGATCAGACACGGTCCTGATGGTGAGAAGAACCTGAGCCACCTGCTGGGGGGTCCACGCCCCGCTGCTGTCACACACCCCCTGtgtcacacacaggtcacacacaggccacagacacacacacacaggtcacacacaggtcacagacacaggtcacagactcgggtcacagacacacacacacaggtcacagacacaggtcacacgcacacacacacacacaggtcacagacacacacacacacacacacaggtcacagacacacacacacacacacacaggtcacagacacaggtcacacgcacacacacacacacaggtcacacacaggtcacagacaggtcacagacacacacacacaggtcacagacacaggtcacacgcacacacacacacacaggtcacagacacaca
This is a stretch of genomic DNA from Antennarius striatus isolate MH-2024 chromosome 11, ASM4005453v1, whole genome shotgun sequence. It encodes these proteins:
- the si:ch1073-126c3.2 gene encoding uncharacterized protein si:ch1073-126c3.2 encodes the protein MEPNGRLLWVYAMTVLANISGQNETTMTTTGFKTDVCSNITDLKGVCDSSGAWTPQQVAQVLLTIRTVSDRLHQQQLQECRGAEPHQCPEAEVPANGGLVCATVNNRRLCKSLCNQGYDFHFIKRSRPYEECSQATGYRWTSYYVGGNQLAACHNSSLQVGGKPTMYFQQDCLTAKSSVALQNVVFDDFSADVGAKISGTLTEKCLVCG